Proteins found in one Pyrus communis chromosome 15, drPyrComm1.1, whole genome shotgun sequence genomic segment:
- the LOC137717833 gene encoding putative disease resistance protein At5g47280, producing the protein MADFFVGEITTELLKNLFAAISLKLCSSRGTAEELKTSVEQLLPIIQEIKYSGVELPAERQFQLDRMSEVLQNGLELVRKVLMTPRWHFYTHVQLAKKMEALEKTVSRFLQGPLQVHILADVHHIRAEVDQRLDRFDWSNRVLEQRLGTCGGGGVGGGWMEEAVRRVEEEGQMKWEVSSSVVLGLGVGMKTVKGMIFGREDLRVVGICGIGGSGKTTLARELCKDDQVRSYFNERILFLTVSQSPDVNQLKAKIVQFIMGTQILSPNSVLPQWNLQYEWITVTKSLVVLDDVWSLAVLEPLLLKIPGCKFLVVSRIKFPNVLDATYDVELLREEEALSLFCHSAFGQKSIPPAADKNLVKQIVNECKRLPLALKVIGASLKDQPELCWANARSKLSKGEAFCESHENNLLQRMAASLDCLSKKVKSCFLDLGAFPEDKKIPLDILTNMWVEIHGIDEEEAFAILVELSNKNLLTLVKDARDGDIYSSCYDISVTQHDVLRDLALHLSSDGSVNERSRLLMPRTETELPREWERDSDQPFHAKIVSVHTGEMREMDWFQMEFPKCEVLILNFSSDDEYLLPPFIENMPKLRALIIMNYSTSNCILNGFSVFSNLTNLRSLWLEKVFVPRLSTIPLKNLRKIYIILCKISNSLDQSAFPRLTELTIDHCDDLFQLPSCIYAMPSLKNLSVTNCHSLYQLPADLGRLQSLQILRLYACPALQTLPASICELLRLKYIDISQCVNLRCLPMDIGKLASLEKIDMRECSQISNLPKSAAVLQSLRRVVCDEDISWMWRDAEMALPELHVQVVEKHFDLDWLDE; encoded by the exons ATGGCGGACTTCTTCGTCGGCGAGATCACGACGGAGCTCCTGAAAAATTTATTCGCCGCCATCTCCCTCAAGTTATGCAGCAGCAGAGGAACCGCCGAGGAACTCAAAACCTCAGTCGAGCAGCTCCTCCCCATAATCCAAGAAATCAAGTACTCCGGCGTCGAGCTACCGGCCGAACGGCAGTTCCAGCTCGACCGCATGTCGGAAGTTCTCCAGAACGGCCTCGAACTGGTCCGAAAAGTCCTCATGACACCGCGCTGGCACTTTTACACGCACGTCCAATTGGCGAAAAAGATGGAAGCTTTGGAGAAGACAGTGTCAAGATTTCTTCAGGGCCCATTACAGGTCCATATCTTGGCCGACGTCCACCACATTAGGGCGGAGGTGGATCAGCGGCTTGACCGGTTTGATTGGTCCAACCGGGTGCTGGAACAGCGGCTTGGGACTTGCGGGGGCGGGGGTGTCGGTGGCGGGTGGATGGAGGAGGCTGTGAGGAGGGTTGAGGAGGAAGGGCAGATGAAGTGGGAGGTGAGCAGTTCGGTGGTGTTGGGATTAGGGGTGGGGATGAAGACGGTGAAGGGAATGATTTTTGGGAGGGAGGATTTGAGGGTCGTTGGGATTTGTGGGATTGGTGGCTCTGGAAAAACCACTCTTGCTAGAGAGCTTTGCAAGGATGATCAAGTTAGAT CTTATTTCAATGAGAGGATTCTGTTCCTGACAGTGTCACAGTCTCCAGATGTGAACCAGTTGAAGGCCAAGATTGTGCAGTTCATCATGGGGACCCAAATTCTCAGTCCCAATTCTGTGCTTCCCCAATGGAACTTGCAGTATGAATGGATAACCGTAACGAAATCTCTGGTGGTTTTGGATGATGTGTGGTCACTGGCAGTGCTTGAGCCGCTGCTCCTTAAGATCCCGGGCTGCAAGTTTCTTGTGGTCTCACGTATCAAATTCCCAAACGTTCTCGATGCCACTTATGATGTTGAGTTGTTGAGGGAAGAAGAAGCACTCTCTCTGTTTTGTCACTCTGCTTTTGGCCAAAAGTCCATTCCTCCTGCGGCTGATAAAAATTTGGTCAAGCAG ATTGTTAACGAGTGCAAGCGGCTTCCTTTGGCTCTCAAAGTGATTGGAGCTTCATTGAAGGACCAGCCTGAATTGTGTTGGGCAAATGCAAGGAGCAAGTTGTCAAAAGGGGAAGCTTTTTGTGAGTCCCATGAGAACAATCTACTTCAGCGAATGGCAGCGAGTCTCGACTGCTTATCCAAAAAAGTTAAATCATGTTTCTTAGATTTGGGTGCGTTTCCAGAAGACAAGAAGATCCCTCTTGATATCCTTACCAATATGTGGGTTGAAATACATGGCATCGATGAAGAAGAAGCGTTTGCTATACTTGTCGAGCTTTCGAACAAAAATCTCCTCACCCTGGTGAAAGATGCAAG AGATGGAGACATATATAGCAGTTGCTATGACATATCTGTTACACAACATGATGTGCTGAGGGACCTTGCTCTTCATTTGAGCAGTGATGGCAGCGTGAACGAACGTAGTCGATTGCTTATGCCAAGAACAGAGACTGAACTTCCAAGAGAATGGGAGAGGGATTCAGATCAGCCATTTCACGCGAAGATTGTATCAGTTCATACCG GTGAAATGAGAGAGATGGACTGGTTCCAGATGGAGTTTCCCAAATGTGAAGTgctgattttgaatttttcatcGGACGACGAGTACCTTCTTCCTCCTTTCATTGAAAACATGCCAAAGTTGAGGGCATTGATAATCATGAATTACAGTACATCAAATTGCATACTAAATGGCTTTTCAGTCTTCTCAAACTTAACCAACTTGAGAAGCCTCTGGCTTGAAAAAGTATTTGTCCCTCGATTATCTACCATCCCCCTGAAAAATCTGAGGAAAATCTATATAATCCTATGCAAGATAAGTAATAGCCTTGATCAATCGGCCTTTCCTCGGCTCACAGAGCTCACCATCGATCATTGCGATGACTTGTTCCAGCTGCCTTCGTGCATTTACGCAATGCCTTCGCTCAAGAACTTGAGCGTAACCAACTGCCACAGCCTATACCAGCTCCCAGCTGATTTGGGAAGGCTGCAATCTCTACAGATCCTAAGGCTATACGCGTGTCCGGCACTGCAGACGCTTCCGGCCAGCATTTGCGAGCTACTTCGCTTGAAGTACATTGACATTTCCCAATGTGTAAATTTGAGATGCCTACCCATGGACATTGGTAAGCTAGCAAGTTTGGAAAAGATTGACATGAGGGAATGTTCACAAATTAGCAATCTGCCGAAATCCGCTGCAGTGTTACAGTCTCTGCGCCGTGTAGTGTGCGACGAGGATATTTCTTGGATGTGGAGAGATGCAGAGATGGCATTGCCGGAGCTTCATGTTCAGGTGGTGGAGAAACATTTCGATCTGGACTGGCTCGATGAATGA